From the genome of Lotus japonicus ecotype B-129 chromosome 6, LjGifu_v1.2, one region includes:
- the LOC130724730 gene encoding GCN5-related N-acetyltransferase 8-like → MAAAAPPPAPTPATTSLSETATHRHPVFARIRLAAPSDVPHIHKMTYQMAVSKRLTHLFATTESSLTSTLFYPDNKPFHSFSVFILEVSSNPFTDTHFNNDPFYKPVTKTVHLDLPINDPEKETFRNQHGNDVFVARFVLFFPNYSTFLVFYPRT, encoded by the coding sequence ATGGCCGCTGCAGCACCGCCACCAGCACCAACTCCGGCAACCACATCATTGTCGGAAACCGCCACACACCGGCACCCTGTGTTCGCCCGCATCCGCCTCGCCGCCCCTTCCGACGTCCCCCACATCCACAAGATGACATACCAAATGGCCGTCTCCAAACGCCTTACCCACCTCTTCGCCACCACCGAATCCTCCCTCACTTCCACGCTCTTCTATCCCGACAACAAACCCTTCCACTCCTTCAGCGTCTTCATCCTCGAAGTCTCCTCGAACCCCTTCACCGACACCCACTTCAACAACGACCCTTTCTACAAGCCCGTAACGAAAACCGTGCACTTGGACCTCCCAATCAATGACCCAGAAAAGGAAACGTTCAGAAATCAGCACGGGAATGATGTTTTCGTTGCTAGGTTTGTGTTGTTTTTCCCGAATTATTCCACTTTTCTggtgttctatccaagaacataa